A single window of Cheilinus undulatus linkage group 12, ASM1832078v1, whole genome shotgun sequence DNA harbors:
- the ovca2 gene encoding esterase OVCA2 — protein MAPLRVLCIHGYRQNSVSFREKTGSLRKLLKKHVELVYLSAPHSVQQGNSEDAPEKEKNSEPGPRDDEDPKGWWFSDIQARSFSAQQQCEESLGLNESVSVVREAVKVQGPFDGILGFSQGAAFVAMLVSLQEQKIEPEFSFRFAILVAGFRSACKEHQRFYRAPLQIPSLHVFGLEDRVIPDIMSRDLLPSFTDPQVLTHPGGHFVPAGSAHRQTYQDFLKKFQ, from the exons ATGGCTCCTCTCCGGGTCCTGTGCATCCATGGTTACCGTCAGAACAGCGTCTCGTTCCGTGAAAAGACGGGATCCCTGCGGAAGCTCCTGAAGAAACACGTGGAGCTTGTATACCTGAGTGCACCGCACAGTGTGCAGCAGGGAAACAGTGAAG ATGCTCCAGAGAAGGAGAAAAACTCAGAACCTGGACCTAGAGATGATGAGGACCCAAAGGGTTGGTGGTTTTCTGACATCCAGGCTCGCAGCTTCAGCGCTCAGCAGCAGTGTGAGGAGAGCCTGGGCCTCAACGAGAGCGTATCTGTTGTGAGAGAAGCGGTCAAGGTCCAAGGTCCATTTGATGGCATCCTGGGCTTCAGTCAGGGAGCAGCTTTTGTTGCCATGCTGGTCTCGCTTCAGGAGCAAAAAATTGAGCCAGAATTCAGCTTCCGCTTTGCCATCCTGGTTGCTGGTTTCCGCAGCGCCTGTAAGGAACACCAAAGATTCTACAGGGCTCCCCTCCAGATTCCCTCCCTGCACGTGTTTGGACTGGAGGATCGAGTCATCCCAGACATCATGAGCAGGGATCTTCTCCCGTCCTTCACAGACCCTCAGGTTCTGACTCATCCTGGTGGCCATTTTGTTCCTGCTGGATCAGCACATAGACAAACCTACCAGGACTTTCTCAAGAAGTTTCAGTGA